The Pantoea phytobeneficialis genome has a segment encoding these proteins:
- a CDS encoding sugar ABC transporter ATP-binding protein: MSDEIILQANHMSMLFPGTLALDRVDYRVWRGKVNVIIGENGAGKSTLMKILAGVQQPTSGEMFLNGQKVVFHSTRDAARHGIGMVHQELNLFENLSVAENIFLGREIQRGIRPINEAEQARRTAALMQRLDQPIAPQEKVGNLKVGQQQLVEIAKALAEDADILILDEPTSALSKTEVEILFRVIRELTRQGVSIIYISHRLEELMAIGDVITILRDGRFQAEAQVSDIDVPWIVREMLGSEPVSNFLPAHRQFGAAVLEAEHITCVSPNGNTLVDDVSFQVRAGEIVGIYGLMGAGRTELFECLLGSQRNYLGKLWLDSKPLPTRLPTAERIRMGMSLVPEDRKRAGIFPISSVASNLTIASLWRRLSHRMVIAQQAEREAVTSTVGNLAIKVSSPDVAISALSGGNQQKVVIGRSLLTNPRLLLLDEPSRGIDVGAKAEVFRMMVRLSEQGIAVLFSTSDLKEIMAVADRILVMSGGKLTADLPRAEAEEAALVKASAQGFS, translated from the coding sequence ATGAGCGACGAAATTATCCTGCAAGCGAATCATATGTCGATGCTGTTTCCCGGTACCCTGGCGCTGGACCGCGTGGATTATCGCGTCTGGCGTGGCAAGGTCAACGTCATCATCGGCGAGAACGGCGCCGGTAAATCGACGCTGATGAAAATTCTCGCGGGCGTGCAGCAACCGACCAGCGGCGAAATGTTTCTTAATGGCCAGAAGGTGGTGTTCCACAGTACCCGCGATGCGGCCCGTCACGGTATCGGCATGGTGCATCAGGAGCTGAACCTGTTTGAAAACCTCAGCGTGGCTGAGAACATTTTTCTCGGCCGCGAGATTCAGCGGGGTATCCGTCCGATCAATGAGGCTGAACAGGCGCGACGCACCGCCGCGTTGATGCAGCGCCTCGATCAACCCATCGCGCCACAGGAGAAAGTGGGCAATCTCAAGGTGGGTCAGCAGCAGTTGGTGGAGATCGCCAAAGCGCTGGCGGAAGATGCCGATATTTTGATCCTCGACGAACCGACCTCGGCGCTGAGTAAAACCGAGGTGGAAATCCTGTTCCGGGTGATTCGCGAACTGACGCGTCAGGGCGTCTCCATTATCTATATCTCGCATCGACTGGAGGAGTTAATGGCGATTGGTGATGTGATCACCATTCTGCGTGATGGACGCTTTCAGGCCGAAGCGCAGGTCAGCGATATCGATGTGCCGTGGATTGTGCGTGAAATGCTGGGTAGTGAACCGGTCAGCAATTTCCTCCCCGCACATCGGCAATTCGGTGCGGCAGTGCTGGAAGCGGAGCACATCACCTGCGTCAGCCCGAACGGCAATACGCTGGTGGATGATGTCAGCTTCCAGGTGCGTGCCGGGGAAATTGTCGGCATTTATGGCCTGATGGGCGCCGGTCGCACCGAATTGTTTGAATGCCTGCTCGGCAGCCAGCGCAACTATCTCGGCAAATTGTGGCTCGACAGCAAACCGCTACCCACGCGATTGCCTACCGCTGAACGCATCCGCATGGGGATGAGTCTGGTGCCGGAAGATCGCAAACGCGCGGGCATCTTTCCCATCTCGTCGGTGGCGAGCAACCTGACCATCGCCAGCCTGTGGCGTCGTCTGTCACATCGCATGGTGATTGCGCAGCAGGCCGAGCGGGAAGCGGTAACCAGTACCGTCGGCAACCTGGCGATCAAGGTGTCGTCACCGGATGTCGCCATCAGCGCGCTGAGCGGGGGCAATCAGCAAAAAGTGGTGATTGGCCGTTCGTTGCTGACCAATCCGCGCCTGCTGCTGCTGGACGAGCCGAGTCGCGGCATTGATGTCGGGGCTAAAGCGGAGGTGTTCCGCATGATGGTACGGCTGTCGGAGCAGGGTATTGCGGTGCTGTTCTCCACCTCCGACCTGAAAGAGATCATGGCGGTGGCTGACCGTATTCTGGTGATGTCCGGCGGCAAACTTACGGCCGACCTTCCGCGTGCAGAAGCGGAAGAAGCGGCGCTGGTTAAAGCAAGTGCACAGGGGTTCTCGTGA
- a CDS encoding ABC transporter permease, translated as MKSNSAVAFAAQPAKAVTSREGLILLLLKLRTFIALFLIVGFFSATVPDFLSLGSMVIMVKHIAINAFLALGITFVIITAGIDLSIGATLGLCGMIAGWLITKGIVLPMFGIAIFPSVWVIVPLVLLVGALIGAANGWIITRYNVAPFICTLGTMYILRGAAMLTSGGETFPGLQGNPLLGNTGFDKIGAGYFLGLPWAIWMMIVLALVIAYIARRLPFGRQVYAIGDNERAAELSGVKVRQVKIWVYTLSGFCAAIAGIVVSSQLVASHPANGTSFEMNAIAAVVLGGTSLAGGRGTILGTLVGAFVIGFLADGLIMMGVSEFWQMVIKGIVIIVAVIIDQMQSRMQQKAAVVAQKALIEEGGSGTKL; from the coding sequence ATGAAAAGCAACAGTGCCGTGGCATTCGCCGCGCAACCCGCAAAAGCCGTTACCTCTCGTGAAGGCCTGATCCTGCTGTTGTTAAAACTGCGCACCTTTATCGCATTGTTTTTGATTGTCGGGTTCTTTTCGGCCACGGTGCCGGATTTTCTCTCGCTCGGCAGCATGGTGATTATGGTGAAGCATATCGCGATCAACGCCTTCCTGGCGCTGGGTATCACCTTTGTCATCATTACCGCCGGTATTGACCTCTCCATCGGTGCCACGCTGGGCCTGTGCGGCATGATCGCGGGCTGGTTGATCACCAAAGGGATTGTGTTGCCAATGTTCGGCATCGCCATTTTCCCCAGCGTGTGGGTGATTGTGCCGCTGGTGCTGCTGGTCGGCGCGTTAATCGGCGCGGCAAATGGCTGGATTATCACGCGTTACAACGTTGCGCCTTTTATCTGCACCCTCGGCACCATGTACATCCTGCGAGGCGCGGCGATGCTGACGTCCGGAGGTGAAACCTTCCCTGGGCTTCAAGGGAATCCACTGCTCGGCAACACCGGCTTTGACAAAATCGGTGCCGGTTATTTTCTCGGTTTGCCCTGGGCTATCTGGATGATGATCGTGCTGGCGTTGGTGATTGCTTACATTGCGCGACGGCTGCCCTTTGGCCGCCAGGTATATGCCATTGGCGATAACGAACGTGCCGCAGAACTCTCCGGGGTGAAGGTCAGGCAGGTAAAAATCTGGGTGTATACCTTGTCCGGGTTCTGTGCAGCGATTGCCGGGATTGTGGTGTCCTCGCAGTTGGTTGCCAGCCATCCGGCCAACGGTACCTCCTTTGAAATGAACGCCATCGCGGCGGTGGTGCTCGGCGGCACTTCACTGGCAGGAGGACGCGGTACCATCCTCGGCACGCTGGTGGGGGCCTTTGTCATCGGCTTTCTCGCCGACGGCTTAATCATGATGGGGGTCAGCGAGTTCTGGCAGATGGTGATCAAAGGTATCGTCATTATCGTCGCAGTAATCATCGACCAGATGCAGAGCCGGATGCAGCAAAAGGCCGCCGTGGTGGCCCAGAAAGCGCTGATTGAAGAGGGAGGCAGCGGAACGAAGCTTTAA
- a CDS encoding transketolase produces MNPFKYSVDELTAKARAVRRRIIQLNAGSPAGGHTGADLSQVEILTALYFRILNCAPDRINDPQRDMYIQSKGHAVGGYYCVLAEAGYFPTDWLPSYQHSDSHLPGHPVRQKTPGVELNTGALGHGLPVAVGIALAAKKDGSNRMVYVVTGDGELAEGSNWEAALVAAHYGLDNLVIINDKNKLQLAGHTRDIMNTDPLPEKWRAFGLEVTECNGNDMAAVVTTLENLPRNGKPQVVVADTEKGFGISFIQSKAEWHHRVPKGEEIAQALEELKDE; encoded by the coding sequence ATGAATCCTTTCAAATACTCTGTGGACGAGCTGACCGCCAAAGCGCGCGCGGTGCGTCGTCGCATCATCCAGCTCAACGCTGGTAGCCCGGCGGGTGGACACACCGGGGCCGATTTGTCGCAGGTCGAAATCCTGACGGCGCTCTATTTTCGCATTCTCAACTGCGCGCCGGACCGCATCAACGATCCGCAACGCGATATGTATATCCAGTCAAAAGGCCATGCGGTGGGTGGCTATTACTGCGTGCTGGCTGAAGCCGGTTATTTCCCGACGGACTGGCTCCCCAGCTATCAACATTCCGACTCCCATCTGCCGGGTCATCCGGTGCGACAAAAAACGCCGGGCGTGGAGCTGAATACCGGCGCACTCGGCCACGGATTGCCGGTGGCGGTGGGCATCGCGCTGGCCGCGAAAAAAGATGGCAGCAACAGAATGGTGTATGTGGTGACCGGCGATGGTGAGCTGGCAGAGGGCAGCAACTGGGAAGCGGCGCTGGTTGCGGCCCATTATGGCCTCGATAACCTGGTGATCATCAACGATAAGAACAAGTTACAGCTGGCAGGGCATACCCGCGACATTATGAATACCGATCCGCTCCCTGAGAAATGGCGCGCGTTTGGTTTAGAGGTCACGGAATGTAATGGCAACGATATGGCGGCAGTGGTGACAACGTTGGAAAACCTGCCGCGTAACGGCAAACCGCAGGTGGTGGTGGCCGATACCGAGAAAGGCTTTGGTATCTCGTTTATTCAAAGCAAAGCTGAGTGGCATCACCGGGTACCGAAGGGAGAAGAGATCGCTCAGGCGCTGGAGGAGTTGAAAGATGAGTAA
- a CDS encoding transketolase family protein — MSNAQHLANVMVNAFIDAVNRGIDLVPVVADSTSTAKIAPFIKAFPDRLVNVGIAEQTLVGTAAGLAIGGKVAVTCNAAPFLISRANEQVKVDVCYNNTNVKLFGLNAGTSYGPLASTHHSIDDIAIMRGFGNIEIYAPSCPLECRQIIDYALDHVGPVYIRLDGKDLRQLHDDSYQFRPGNIDVLRSGKEIALVAMGSTVHEIVDAAEQLQSQGIDAGVIAIPSIRPCDTQQLRELLNHYPAVITVEEHNVNGGVGSLVAEVLAEGGCGIPLLRLGIPDGQYAIAGDRASTRARHSIDAASVVKNALRICTGE, encoded by the coding sequence ATGAGTAACGCACAACACCTGGCCAATGTCATGGTCAATGCTTTTATCGATGCGGTCAATCGCGGTATTGATCTGGTGCCGGTGGTGGCGGATTCGACCTCCACCGCCAAAATCGCCCCCTTTATCAAGGCGTTTCCGGATCGGCTGGTCAACGTCGGCATCGCCGAACAGACGCTGGTTGGCACCGCGGCCGGGCTGGCGATTGGTGGCAAAGTAGCGGTGACCTGCAACGCCGCACCCTTCTTGATTTCACGCGCCAATGAACAGGTGAAAGTCGATGTTTGTTACAACAACACCAACGTCAAATTGTTTGGTCTGAATGCCGGTACCAGCTACGGCCCGCTCGCCAGTACCCACCACAGCATTGATGACATCGCGATTATGCGTGGTTTCGGCAACATCGAAATTTATGCGCCATCCTGCCCGCTGGAGTGTCGTCAGATAATCGACTACGCGCTGGATCATGTTGGACCGGTGTACATCCGTCTGGACGGCAAGGACTTGCGCCAGCTGCACGATGACAGCTACCAGTTCCGTCCCGGCAATATCGATGTCTTGCGCAGCGGAAAAGAGATTGCGCTGGTGGCGATGGGGTCGACGGTGCATGAGATTGTCGATGCGGCTGAGCAACTGCAAAGCCAGGGAATCGACGCAGGTGTGATCGCCATTCCATCGATTCGCCCTTGTGATACCCAACAACTGCGCGAACTGTTAAATCACTATCCTGCGGTGATTACCGTTGAGGAGCACAACGTCAATGGTGGCGTCGGTAGTCTGGTGGCTGAGGTGCTGGCGGAAGGGGGATGTGGCATTCCGTTATTGCGGCTCGGCATTCCCGATGGGCAATACGCGATTGCGGGCGACCGTGCCTCAACCCGTGCGCGACATAGCATCGATGCGGCCAGCGTGGTGAAAAATGCGCTGCGTATCTGCACAGGAGAGTAA
- a CDS encoding FGGY family carbohydrate kinase encodes MAGPLILAIDEGTTNAKAIAVDRSGAVVARGSQPLALNHPQPGLAEQDPLAIWQAVKQAVSDCLAQCHGEPVEAVAISNQRESVLIWQRRDGQPLTPLVSWQDRRSESFCRDLRQAGKAPRITGLTGLAVDPMFPAAKLTGMLATLPDGLARAQAGELCIGTVDSWLSWQLTGGKCFVTDHANAARTQLYSLHSGDWDDELLALFHIPRAALPVIVPSASAQGEVAIEDIPGLPPGTPLLARIGDSHAALQAQRSGSEEVVKATYGTGSSLMMSMATPLLTENGLSTTVAWHDGALRFAFEGNITHTGSGAAWLGRMIGISDPRELTRQAQSTASNQGIYFVPALSGLGAPWWDLQARGMLCGLTDAATPAVLARVALESITFQIADVFFAMQQASGVQLPALCVDGSATENSWLMQLQADVLQRPLRRVPTPEVSALGAALLAGRTLGWWQQGSDMAALQGGSVIYPRQEQAQSMQENYQGWLAAVARCRYQP; translated from the coding sequence ATGGCAGGTCCGTTAATTCTGGCGATCGATGAGGGCACCACCAACGCCAAGGCGATCGCCGTGGATCGCAGTGGCGCGGTGGTGGCGCGCGGCAGTCAGCCGCTGGCACTCAACCATCCTCAGCCTGGCCTGGCGGAGCAGGACCCTTTAGCCATCTGGCAGGCGGTGAAACAGGCGGTAAGCGACTGCCTTGCGCAGTGCCACGGCGAGCCTGTGGAGGCGGTGGCGATCAGCAACCAGCGTGAATCGGTGTTGATCTGGCAACGGCGCGATGGGCAACCCTTAACCCCGTTGGTGAGCTGGCAGGATCGCCGTTCCGAATCGTTCTGTCGTGACTTACGCCAGGCGGGAAAAGCACCGCGTATCACCGGCCTGACCGGGCTGGCGGTGGACCCGATGTTTCCCGCGGCCAAGCTGACCGGTATGCTGGCGACCTTGCCGGATGGTCTGGCGCGTGCGCAGGCGGGGGAGTTGTGTATTGGTACGGTCGACAGTTGGCTCAGTTGGCAGCTTACGGGCGGCAAATGTTTCGTCACCGATCATGCCAACGCCGCGCGCACCCAGTTGTATAGCCTGCACAGTGGCGACTGGGATGATGAATTGTTGGCGCTATTTCACATTCCCCGCGCGGCGCTGCCGGTCATCGTGCCGTCGGCCAGTGCGCAGGGGGAAGTGGCGATTGAGGATATCCCCGGTTTGCCACCCGGCACGCCGCTGCTGGCACGCATCGGTGATTCCCACGCCGCGCTTCAGGCACAGCGTAGCGGTAGCGAGGAAGTGGTGAAAGCCACCTACGGCACCGGCTCCTCGTTGATGATGTCGATGGCGACACCGTTACTGACCGAAAATGGCCTGAGCACCACGGTGGCGTGGCATGATGGCGCTTTACGCTTTGCCTTTGAGGGCAACATCACCCATACCGGCTCGGGGGCAGCCTGGCTGGGACGGATGATTGGCATCAGCGACCCGCGTGAGTTGACCAGACAGGCGCAAAGCACTGCGAGCAACCAGGGTATCTATTTTGTCCCGGCGCTCTCCGGCCTCGGCGCGCCCTGGTGGGATCTGCAAGCGCGCGGCATGCTGTGCGGTTTGACCGATGCGGCAACCCCGGCGGTGCTGGCACGCGTGGCGCTCGAATCCATTACCTTTCAGATTGCCGATGTGTTTTTTGCCATGCAGCAGGCGAGTGGCGTGCAGCTTCCGGCCCTGTGCGTTGACGGTAGCGCCACGGAAAATAGCTGGCTGATGCAGTTGCAGGCCGATGTGTTGCAACGCCCGTTGCGCCGCGTACCCACTCCCGAAGTCTCAGCGCTGGGAGCCGCGTTGCTGGCCGGACGCACGCTGGGCTGGTGGCAGCAGGGCAGTGACATGGCGGCGTTACAGGGGGGAAGCGTGATCTATCCACGACAGGAGCAGGCGCAAAGCATGCAGGAAAATTATCAGGGATGGCTGGCAGCCGTGGCACGCTGTCGTTACCAGCCTTGA